GGATGTAGATATGAAAAACTTAAAACCTTATTTCAACCGTAAAAATGAATTGTATTTGGAGTTGGGCTGTGTAATGTGGGGACATCGGGTGGTAATTCCCGAGAGTTGTCAGGCAAAGGTGCTTAGCGAGCTACACGAACCCCATATGGGCATTGTTAAGACTAAGTGCATAGCGCGCAGCTACGTCTGGTGGCCCGGGGTGGACGAGGCCGTGGAGGCGGCGTGCCGCGCGTGCGCCGcgtgcgccgccgccagcgacGCGCCGCGCGCGCACCAGCCCTGCCCGTGGCCGTGGTGCCCGCGCCCATGGACTAGATTACACTTAGATTTTATGGGACCCATAGATAATAAACTATACTTAGTGCTAGTAGATGCCACATCAAAGTGGCTCGAGGTTTTCCAAGTTCCGAGCACCGGTGCAGCTCACACAATAGATAGATTAAATGAAGTATTTGGAAGGTTCGGTTTGCCAAAAACATTGGTAAGTGACAATGGCCCCCCCTTTACCAGTAGTCAATTTAGTCAGTTCACTCAATCTAACGGCATAAAACATATGTTTTCCGCTCCGTATCACCCTGCcgtagtgttgcccaaattcagtcttggtcttgcagtcttggtcttgttcttgcgtttttgcaagaccaagaccaagaacaagaccgcgtatttttagcaagaccaagaccaagacctgaccgtgcaagacttgagcaagaacaagacatagcctgcaagactcttgcgtcttgcagCAAGGACTTagcgctatttcactgagtagttaggtgtaacagttcggtgtataggtaggtacgcgtaggaattctatgagacgcaaaaaactgtatcaaagaatatgaaaaactggacctatgcacattacgactaataccataaacatagcgaataaaaaatatctattaaaatcaaaaagtaaactttaataaatagtaatagactaataggtaattgcaagacttgcaagactcttgctgcaagaccaagaccaagaccaagactgggagcgcaagaccaagaccaagaccaagaccaggtgtatttgcgcaagaacaagaccaagaccaagaccaggtgtattggcgcaagaccaagaccaagactggctaagtctcgtcttgttcttgcatttgggcaacactaaccCTGCCTCAAACGGTGCCGCAGAAAATGCAGTAAGAACACTCAAAAAGGTAATTAAGAAAGCTAAATCGGAAAGCGTAGATATCGCAACAGCCTTGAATAAATTCTTATTACATTATAGAAATACCGAGCACTGTACAACTGGTGATAGTCCGGCGCAATTGCTGATGGGGCACTCGTTACGTACTAAACTAGATGTGTTAAAACCAGatagggaaaataaaattgttcatGCTCAGATGAAGCAAAGTGAGAATAAGGGGGGAGAGAAGCGGGATATGAGACCAGGAGATCCGGTGTGGTATAGACTGTACCAAAAAGGTGATAAATGGACTGCAGGTGAGGTATCAGAACGGTTAGGCGCGAcggattataatattcgaaaccCTGATGGTACACTGACACATAGGCACGTTGACCAATTAAGGCAGAGGTCTAGGGTTTCTTTAGCAGGTCCACTACCGTCTTGCGCGCCGGAGCAGGCGGACTCGCCAGCGCAGTCGCGGGCTCATGACGCAGGCGACAGCGCGGGCACGAGCGACCTCGCACCAGACAATCATCAGATGTCATCAGAGTCAGCCGCACCGCCCGAGCCCACGGAACAACCGCCACCGCCACCGGTGAGCCTGCCACAGTCACCGTCCAATGCCCCGAGACCGCCCCGGGTCACGAGGAACTTGAATCCAAAATACAAATAACCATAGCTGTAACTACTAAGCGCCCATGGGAGCTTTTTCGTCTACATGTTAACgttaattaatacttatagtatacctaaattatttgtattgtcTTCTGTCAAGTTAGGGCACAGTAAATAATCATGTGTGTTAGTATAgacttaaattaataagatatgtaagtaatatttatgtgaAGAGGATTGTAGTGTATGTATACTATAGGGTATGTCTATGATTGTGTAAGACGAACATGTGTGGGTAGGAGGCGGCGCTTATTCATTCGATAATAAAGAGTGTAACAACTAGGACCTGTCTTTATATTTCACCTTacaatagtttttttgttgGATGCTGTATTCTGGGTAAGTATTTTTGAGGatactataatatgtgtaagtatgtaaagttaTGTGCCTAAGAGGCGTCCATTTTCGAGGTAGCTTCTGAttgtaactgatcactgaggttaagcaacacatggcacggtcagccattggatgggtgaccgatttcaagtgattcctttctggacgcttccgtgcttcggacgacacgttaagccgtgggtccttGTTGCTTCGGGTAGCTTGAAAACGTACTTACTCGATagctctctcagcacaagcttgctgccaacccgcactaggtgagcgtggtggactaggcctaaagcccttccttcattggaaggagacccttgcctcagcagtggggacgtgatgggtcgtgatgatgatgtaccTATGCCATACCTTTCTATAGCCCTATTATGTAATGTCggattgatgatgatgtcatTTATCATCCGACATTGTGATTTAAAAGTCATATTTTCTTGTTATTAcagaataaaaatacaaatgaatATCGATCAGTCCGTTTATTTGTCATGTATAAAACGATATTTACAATCAGCACATAcattcatatttaaaaatcataatattcataatgtaAAAACACCAACCGAAGTGGAAACTACATGAAACAAAATTTGTATTAACTACAAAAATTTGCAAAACAAAATCTTTTTATCAAGTGAGCAAAGCACATTATGCATATTGAACAGATTCTTTTTTTCAATGTAATAGTCATTAGCTTCTAATAaaagcatagaataacgagttgttattctatgataaaAGCCGAGCATTAGAACCATTACAGTTTTAGACTTTTAGATATTTAAAAACCTTTCGCCTAAAATTGGTCAAGTATGAAAGCAAATATTTCTCCCAATAACATAAAGACTACATAATCTGCAAATcatgtttattaaaaagaCTATATTCCAAATGTCGGAAACTATCAACAACAACAATTCAGTCAAAAAGCTGAGCTCCGCCGCTAACGCAACATTACATTTACTGactaaacatacataaaaatgaTGTGTATAAAAAGACAAtgattcaaaaatatattaaataatattatttatgtaggtactatagtAGATGATGTTTCCTTCGCGATCACCTGTTCCTTTGTGTGACGGCTTCGGCACTTTGTCGAACCACACGGAACATTCCGTTAGAGAGGGCCACCACCGGAGAGAACAACCGTAGTGGGTAGtcactgaaaaaataatttaaattgagTGGTCACCGTTGATATAACTTACGAGGAGGTTACAATGTCAAATGGGGGCCGAAAGGTATAAAACTTAGACTTTGTGTAATGAGTAGGTTGACCTGCAGAGTAGAATTAAGAGCTACATTCGCACGCCGTTTACAGATTTCTATccagaatattttatttataagtgttGCATATGAGGTAGTGATGAGTTGATGACATAGGAGCGCTCTTATATGATAACGATAGTAAAACTTCCAGTAGAGGATAGATTACAACACTTATCGTTAGgactgaatattttaaatttgcaTAATTACAACAATAAATGGGGATATCTTTTAATCACTGTCTGGCCCTGAATCGCCCAGACAAAACTAATTGCTGTGTTGTAGTATAATGTGTAGtataaaaacacattataCTACAACACAGCAATTATACATATAGTGTTGGCATAGCAGCCAATACTTCTGGACATGCTtattataatgaattatgTCTTACCTGCTCAGCACAGGAGTAGCTTCATTGCCACTCAATATAAATAGAGGGAACAGTATTGAAAATACACAACCACtggaacaaaacaaaacatagtTATAACCACGTAAATCTAATAGATGTTAATTAGCTGTTGATTACTCAGTATTAATAACAAGGCATTTGTCATGTTATTATTCTAATTTGTAGATGATTATGGTATAGCTCACTCATATTTTCCAGAATTAAGAGCTAGTGCTAAACCTACTatggattaaaaaaatatacagggtaCTAACCTTATAATGTATGACTGTGGAATCTGAGTCAGCACAGCTAGAGGCAGTCCAAACCCAAGGAAATATGGCCAGTTGTTCTCTATAAATGTAAGCCTCTTATGCAGCTCCCAACCCATGTTGAACCATTTGTACTCAAAAGAGTACAGTGAGtacaataaacataaatgCGTGAGGCATAATAATTCTCCAATGTATGTTATAGGTAACATACTGACTAGCATACTCTGAaatgtaacaataaaaatattactatgGCAAAATTGCCACTACATAAATTGATCTATAACAGCTTGGCAGACAAATaacaaactaaaataaaagttgATAAAACTAAACATAATCCACATTTTTCATTTTAGTGGTGAAGGTATGATCATACCTGTATTAAAAATAGTGCCTGAACCAGCAAGCTGAATAGTGAGTCAGCTATTATTTTGCTAACACTTGACATGAACTGTGGCCGACCTCTTCTGTGCCTATATGCAGAATCAGCTATATCCTGAAAATGAGAATAGTAACTTTATTAGTATTTCAGTATGCAAGTTATATTAATGCACTCATTTAAAGTCAATTGCATAAATAACTGAATATAAACAACTAGCTGTTCCGGCGCGCTTCGCTtctccttaaaaagttttcccatgggaattccgggataaaaagtagcctatgttctttcccagggtctagaccgtatgtataccaatattcattcaaatccgttcagtagtttaggcgtgaaagagtaacagacagacgacacagttactttcgtatttataatattagttaggattaggatcaAACATGATAGATAGTTAAAATTTGCAagatatttacacaaaatccatgtacttaaataatatattaaaataaggaACTTAAGGATGCATGTACATGTGTGTTACACATCTGTACAAACAAGAACTGTAGAGCATTATTTTTCCTAAAGTGCTCACAACTACCAACATAAAGTACTGTTCCACTGCATAGGACcttacaataataatgttaaataaCATAACAATAGATAATGAGGTTCAAAGGTCAAGATCAAACTAACCTGAAACCATAAACTGTTGACTAATTTGCTCAGTAGGAACAAGGGGAGCACCCATATCATTCTGAAGGTCATGGAGAGGAATGGCTGCATCCAGCCCCACACGGAGTGCGCCACCCCCGGGTCATGGCCAAACACCACCGAAACTAAGTACTTCACACCAGGTAACAACGCATattcaaatattaatatactaAACCAAAATATGCCACCATTGAGAGCGCATGATTGCAAAACCCTTGTAAGTACTTTGGACTCTCTGAAAACAGAATAAAGTCATATATTACATATGAGCTTACATGAGtctataaataagtttaattAGTGACAACTGTTTTGGTACATACTGATTAACTTTAATGTTCTTTTGCCTGTTTTCAGCTTCCTTATTAGGTGATCGACTTAACGCTCGCTCGTTGATTTCTTTGTCTAAGTACAGTAGAACAGTGACTCCTCGAAGACTATCAATGAAGCCTTTGAATAGAGACACTGAAAAGTTCTGGggaaagaaatattttttaaaacacttgAATAATGTTAATAAAGCAAGTTGGTATCAAATAACTTACTGTAAAACTTTCCATTGCgtttgttattgtaattttttggaTTTTACcaatttgtttttcttcatTGTCACATACGTAAAAACAGGAACTAAAATCCTACTTTGACAGAATGACGGAAGTCACAGATACAAAAATGCCAGTGTcaaaatctcagaataatagcattttctgACGTTAAAggcgccgacacactagcggacgcggcttaagctgcgtacagaccgggccaacgaacgcccaacgaatgCCAACGGTAATCCCAACAATGTATATtgatcatacataatacagggcagattgcagcaacgaaggccaacgaaacccgttcgttggccttcgttgggctggtctgtacgcagctttacggACGAGACTGATAATGTGCACGGTCTTTTGGGACAGTTCGTCCgtaagccgcgtccgctagtgtgtcggtGCCTTAACAGATCGTTGTGTTCTGTTATTTTGTGGTTAATGACTTGACATTGACAGTTGCTGGCTGGTGGAATGGAAAACATTTTCACTTTtgtttctatttctatttttgttGTTCTAAAACTTTGAATTTGTAAAAAGAAACGGAGTACTGATGAAAAACTAAGCGAAAACAAGTCACAATGGATAatttaatcataaataatttgGGGTAAGCTAATTCagatgttttaattaactgAAACAAAAGATTTACTTGATGTACGAGTGAcctctttaattttattttgataagaaTTCTAATTTTTGATAACTTTTGTCGAGTAACATGGTAACGCGAAATGGCTATAGTCTATAGCAAAATAATTAAGATGTTTTCAGTAATATAAAACATAGTTTATTAagagttaagtacctactgtacaAGTGCAAGTTTATTTTCCTTCATTAGAAAGTTTCGGTTTCGAGGACACATTCTGGTTTATGTCGTTTTTCTGATctgatgtaggtatttattgtgaAGTCATCCATGATTTACGTCCGGGGTAAAAGATAACCGCAAGAACCTTCCTTACAAGTACAAGTTAAAAGTATGGGACATCACTTTGTGCTGGCTTTGTGCGaacaatttttttactatgaaaaACTGAAAgtataaatgatatttttccAAACTTGCATCTGGTTCTGTTTGCAATGGActatttataggtacctagttaggctacagtaaaaatatagaataaaAATGGGTCAGCTTTAGCATAATATGCTGAGCTCACACGGCAGCTTCTTCATtgtatggaaaaaaaaacaattaataaaGTGTAGATCTACTAGTAATATTAATCTTACagaaacattattaattaatacctccttaatatcattttatgcaaaacaatattttaaataaatatgttaatGGTGGAAACCTATAAAGCATGAAGTTAAGTCCTGCATCCTGATTAACAACATGACAGTGGGCATTTTTCTCGAATATGAAATAGAGGCACAGAGCTAATTCTTTTTGTGGAGTAAATACCTTTTGTTAAATGGTGAATGTGAACACTGTCTTAAAAGGAAACCGTGAAGACATACTGATATACATATACTAATACTCATGATAAACAAAGGATATGATGTGGTGTAGACAGGCAAATGctaagttttttaaatgtaaattcaaTAAGTTAATGTGAGCCTCCAAGTTTGTAAGAAAAAAGCACACTTTTTAAGCCATATCATTCATTAGACACACAAGatcatttttttgttttgtttaaaataaaagagcTAGGTTCTATTATTTTGCCTCCAGACTGAGCTTATGTAGGTCTGCGAGCACCCTGGAAAATTGAATTGAAGCCTTGGAGCACATTGATTTagaggaaaatatttttactatcTAATGAGCAtgattttgataataatagGAATCAATCTGTATTGCTTGCCATATTTGGCTTAATCCATCCTATGGTTTCAGCTATGCTGAGTCAGACAGCCAGTTCATGAAGTACtgatatgtataaatattttttaatcctcacaaatataatttcaatatcatttttaattgaaaactccgtaattttatttaattaaaacattctGTCTGTATAGTaataaaatcagaaaatacatttaaaactaGGACATCTAACACTGCCAGTCTGCAGTTAATATGGAAGTTGTAACGTTGAACTGAAGTAGacttttactttatttacttgttttgtgcaagcggcggcggcgcgttgGAGCAGTCAAGAACATGCGCCATGCGGCTGTCGCAATCGGCCATCGTCCAATCGTGCAGTGTTACCAACTGACCCTTTTTACCTTGAATCAAGGCTACATCTTTAccactttaaaattaaacaaacaatttaaGGACAACTTTGAAAGTAATTCCATATTTTATGCCATACAGTTTCCAACCAGTACCTTTTGCTTTTAATGTAACAGTTTTACCTCAGATCTAatattaaaacagta
This window of the Plutella xylostella chromosome 12, ilPluXylo3.1, whole genome shotgun sequence genome carries:
- the LOC105384988 gene encoding etoposide-induced protein 2.4 homolog — encoded protein: MESFTNFSVSLFKGFIDSLRGVTVLLYLDKEINERALSRSPNKEAENRQKNIKVNQESKVLTRVLQSCALNGGIFWFSILIFEYALLPGVKYLVSVVFGHDPGVAHSVWGWMQPFLSMTFRMIWVLPLFLLSKLVNSLWFQDIADSAYRHRRGRPQFMSSVSKIIADSLFSLLVQALFLIQSMLVSMLPITYIGELLCLTHLCLLYSLYSFEYKWFNMGWELHKRLTFIENNWPYFLGFGLPLAVLTQIPQSYIISGCVFSILFPLFILSGNEATPVLSSDYPLRLFSPVVALSNGMFRVVRQSAEAVTQRNR